The uncultured Fusobacterium sp. genomic sequence ATAGGAATACCCCCAAAATACTCTTTAGGTTTTACAATTTTGATTATAGGGATATTCCCTCTTTTAATAGTTATTAAATTAGGAAAAAAATTAAAAAAGAAAAAGAAGTATAAATTTTAATTAAATTACATCAAAGGAGAAGAACAATGGAATGGAAAAATCTTGGCGTTCAAGATAAAGAAGTGATTGATGAGTATCTCAAAGGAAATTTTGAGGTAAGTGACTACAATTTTACAAATCAATATTTATGGAGTATCGGAGAAGAGAGTAAATATAGGATAGAAAATGATGTACTGATAGTAAAAGGTGTATTTGATGGACAGGAATATTATTATATGCCAGTTCCAAAAACTAAAAGTGAAGAGAATTTAAAAGCTTTAGAGGAAGTTATTAAAAATATTTTAAAAGATGAAAAAAGAATAATTTTAGTTCCTGAAGAGTGGAAAAATATTCTTGAAGAAAAGTTTATTTTAGAGGAGAGAAGAGAAAGTTTTGATTATATTTATACCTCTGAAGATTTAGGAACATTGAAAGGAAGAAAATTCTCAAAGAAAAAAAATAAGATAAATAATTTTAAAAAGCTTTACAATTATACTTATGAAAAGATGGATGAGAATAATATAAAAGAGGTTTTAGAATT encodes the following:
- a CDS encoding phosphatidylglycerol lysyltransferase domain-containing protein, with the protein product MEWKNLGVQDKEVIDEYLKGNFEVSDYNFTNQYLWSIGEESKYRIENDVLIVKGVFDGQEYYYMPVPKTKSEENLKALEEVIKNILKDEKRIILVPEEWKNILEEKFILEERRESFDYIYTSEDLGTLKGRKFSKKKNKINNFKKLYNYTYEKMDENNIKEVLEFQREWCFERACDSISVLKNENLGIINLLNNFLKMDFVGGILKVDGKIVAYSLGEILTPDYAVIHIEKGLNDYIGSYQMINKLFVENEFLSCKYINREDDFGDIGLREAKESYHPTFLLKKYEIVGIR